The following nucleotide sequence is from Vitis vinifera cultivar Pinot Noir 40024 chromosome 14, ASM3070453v1.
TATTCCTTGTCTACTTCATTCATTTGTAGAGCTGCTTGTTTAAGGTTTCCCTCGACAACAAATTGGGAAATGCATTATTCTATTCCTGCACTTTTCCTGGATGCATCAACGTGTTCTGATACCCTACTGTAGAGAGAGCAAATATTTAGGAAGAAAACATGACTCAATTCCCCTAAATCTTCTTTGATCAAAGTTTAAGTACTTAAGGGAGATGCTGCATGCTTCCCATGTTGTGAAGTAAAAGAGAGTAATTCAAAACATTTCACAAGTAACATTTTAAAGGGAAACCTACAACTATGAGCCCTTACGACTCATTAACTATTATCATTCAAATCTCAATTCACTATTTAGATTCAATTACTATTCATCTATTCCATGCATGAATATTGAATCCCTTGTTtgatctaaaataaataatatataatcaCGACTTGGGATCTACAACTTCTACTATTTGACtttcatatttcctttttgATACATGTATAAGAACATGTTGTTCAAAATCTACGTCTACCCCAATCCGACATTCACATCATCCCTTTACCAATTGAGCTAAGGCTGACAGCTGCTTTTTGCACTGAAAGCATAGGATTTTAGAAAtcttccttcactttttctataTTACGGATCCAAAACCTTGCACTTTTCCTTTGGATACAGCTCTGGTTAACTTAAATGCTTTTGTTCGTGTCAATAGGCATCTTTTGTAAAACCTCAAGATTCTGCTGCTTTAGCTGACACTGGCTCACAGGCTTCCAAAACTTCTCAGTTGCGATCTCAAGCTCCTTGTAAAGGTTTGCATATCCATATATTTATAGTCTTTCATTCTTTTCATACTTCTGGATTAGTATCTATACAATGGCAGTTGAGAATTCTATATCATGCATACACATGGGGTCTGAATCTTGTCACTGCATAAAAGTTGGAGTGGAAAATGGATTTTCATTGCAAATTTTAGTGATCTTGCTCTTCTTGTGGCTGATGCATTGGGGGCACCAAATAGAGTAGACAGCCAAAGAGGACTTGGAGTTATCAAGGGAAAGATTTGAAATTCCAAAGGTgaaattttattcattgcatTTGGTGGGCTGGAACAACCTGACTTGCATTGCCAACCTCAAGAAGTTAAGTTATGGAATGGCCAATGGTTGGTGACAATGATGATTATGATCATGAGTTATGATGATATTGTTATCAGTTCTGAATGCAGATATTTTTGCTCTTTTAATGGCCCCTCATGACTATTTTCATGCAAGTATTGGGTTTTTCACCTTAACGGTTCATGCATGAATTGGGTTTTTCCCTGTAACAGTTTTTCCATGGAACaggtttatttttaatgtaGCTTGAAGGGATAAAGTTATCATCAGAAGTAttatattaatcattattatctGCACAGGATCTGGATATGATTTATCCGGAGCACCAGATAAGGAGGCTGGTGGACCACTTGGAATTCCTTCTTTACCTGCCATGCAAAAGAAAGCTGGGGCTCAGTTGAGGCCTACAACAAGTGAATCATCTAGAGAACATTCAGATGACGATGAAGTTGAAGGAGAAACAGAAACAATTGAGAATATGGACCCTGCCGATGCAAAACGTGTCAGGAGGTAACAATGGTCTCTGTTGTTTAACATGCTGAAAATTTTACTTAGCTTAGAGGCATTGGTGTATGCTGTAGTTTTGTGTACAGAAGTTGGGGTAGCAAGTTTGACATGTTCCAGATCTTCATTGTATATCACTTAACTGTAGGAAGTAATTTTGTTTTGACTTCCATTTGTCACTACTGAAACATTTTCCTGCACTATAAACTGCAAGATTGCTGGATCAAAAGGTTACAAATAATTTGTTggtgaaaatgtttttttaaaagaaaaatgcccccttaaataatcataaaaGTGCATAAAAGACCATGTTCATGGACATGAACTCAGCTCAATTGCTCCAGAAtggtttatttttcaaatatattttcttagaAGAATTGTCTTAACATATCAGATGCATCAACCCATAACATACCCACTTATGGGCCATTTTCATGCTTGGGATACTTCAGTTGCCAAATTCAATTTGCTTCCATTGATTCATTTGGTGTTTCTCAGAATGCTCTCAAATAGAGAATCAGCTAGACgctcaagaagaagaaaacaggctCATTTGACTGAGCTCGAGACACAGGTTGTGTCCCTTGTATTGTTTTTCCTTGTACTTTTTCATCCCTGCatttctttttcccttcatGAATTCTGTTAAGTATTTCTTCATGGTTTTTTGTAGGTTGCCCAATTAAGACTTGAAAATTCTTCTTTGTTGAAGCGTCTTACTGATATAAGCCAAAAGTACAATGAAGCAGCTGTTGACAATAGGGTTTTAAAAGCTGATGTGGAAACATTGAGAGCAAAGGTAGGGCATTCATCAAAATTTTTGTGAGCTTACGACCAGGCACTCTTTAAAACTTGCAGTATTTGCCTTAGCCCAAGCCAAGTACTATCCTCAGATTTTATTGCAACTTGGAAGCtgaacataaaaattaatgatCCTGCTGTTTTCTTTTTCGGGTGTGAACAAAACGTAGCAAACTGACATCATACTGTGGTATGGTTATATTGCCAGGTGAAGATGGCTGAAGAGACGGTTAAAAGAGTTACTGGATTGAACCCATTGTTCCAAACCATGTCTGAGATATCTATGGCGGGCATGCATTCATTTGATGGAAGCCCATCTGACACATCAGCAGATGCTGCTGTTCCTGTGCAAGATGAACCAAAGCAGCACTTTTATCCATCTCCTTCTGATAACCTTATATCCACCCATGACCCAAGAATCAATAACGGTTTGGCAGACGTTTCTTCAGTTGAAAGCGTGCTGCAGAATCCTGCAGCTGCAGGAGCAGCAGGGAACAAGATGGGCCGAACTGCATCATTGCAGCGAGTGGCTAGCTTGGAGCATCTGCAAAAGCGGATCCGTGGGGCTGTCAATGGGCCTCAGGGCAGTGGAAACCAGCAATAACAAGCAGAGCATCCCAAGGATGaagctttttgttgaaaatgtcTTCATGAACAATTGATTGTGTTGCAATATTTCTTGCAAAGTATATTGTCATTGCATGATGTATGAAACAACTCCTATTCTTTGTGTTTAAATATATTGTGAATTATGCTACAATTTTCTCACCTTTGAGCATGTGATAGTTTTGTAAGGCAGTTCCCTTGGACTTCCAATGTGTATGATGAGTTCCATACCTAGTAGCTACAAGCCCCGCAAGGAGAAGCTTTAGCCACTGGTTTGAACTGAACTGCAGCCAGGTTTAGTTTCTATCCCCTTAACCTTCATTGCCTCTCTCACCGTCTCCACATCCTCCCACCTTTCTGCAGAAGCATAAACATTCGACAATGCTATAAAGTCTTCACTAGCAGCTACCAAATCAGCAAAACTTTGCTGTGGCTGGAGCTGCAGAAGCAGCTTCCCAACCTCCTCACCCATCACAACATCCCTATGAACTTTGCATGCACTTAGCAAACTCCTCCACAAGATGGCGTCGGGTTCCACTGGCATTCCCCTTACAAAATCGTAGGCTTCCTTCAGATGCCCAGCGCGGCCAAGAAGGTCAACTATGCAGCCGTAATGTTGAATTCCAGGCGTCACTCCGAACTTACTCCGCATGCTGTGGAACAACTGAAGGCCTTCCTCCACAAGCCCAGCATGGCAACAAGCAGAAAACAAGCTAGTGAAAGTCACTGCATTAGGCTTCACACCATAGGCCACCATCTCGTCCAAAAGTTCTAATGCTTCTTTCCCTCTCCCATGTCTGGCTAGCCCAGTTATCATCGCCGTCCAAGTCAAGACATTCCTTTCCTTCATTCCCCAAAAAATGCACAGAGCACTGCCCAAACACCCGCATTTGGAGTACATGTCAACAAGCCCAGTACCAACAAAAACATCGTTCGCAGGAGCCAACACCGTCTTCTCTATATAACCATGCACACCAACACCGGTTTCAAGCACACCCAATTGAGAAGCCGCGGAGAGAACACAAACCATAGTAGTATCCGTCGGTTTTACGCCACAAGCATCGACCAACATGGCCCGAAACAGCACCAACGCATCGCGTGCATAGCATACAACTTTTCCTCTTTGGGAGCAGTATCCTGTTATCATCGCATTCCATGTAACACTACTTCTCTTACGCATTTCATCGAAAACAAGCCTTGCCAAAGCCACATCGTTATTATTTGCATAGAAATGTATGGCCGTAGTTTGCACCAAAACATTGGACCAAACACCTTGTTTCAGTATCCGGGCATGTATCTGCCTCCCTTCCCACAAAGACGGTGATCGAGCGCAAGCTCCAAGAGCGAAAATGTAGGTGAAATCATCGAAAACCAAGGCTTCCCGAGAGACCCAGTCGGCAAAAACGAGAATAGAGCTGCTGGGTGGGAGGCATTTGATCAAAGTGTTGAAGAGAAAGAGGTTTGGAGAGCGCAAGTGTATGAAGAATGTGTATGCGTAGTGCGGAGATGAGAAAGCGCAGTAATGGTGGATGAGTTTGGCGAGAAGAGGGGGTGAACTGACAGCATTCGTTATCAAGTGGGCGTGAAGCTGTTTGATATGGTGAATGGAGTTTGGTTTGAAGTGTAAGAGCGTATCAAATGCTAGCCTTGAAAGAGAGCGCATGTGAAGATTGGACATCGACCGCTCGGCATGGAAGCCGGCGATGTTCCAAATGCTACCCCTCTCTTATATGTgagaatttagaaaataattaatcagTTAAAAGGGATAAATAATTCTCATATCTGTGACCTTTCGTATTTTTATATGAAGAGTaaccatttttaatataaatgtctttaactatttcaaatatttataatatattttaaaagaaatgattatttttacaagaaaacaataaaagtatttttatcaaaatgaggtcaaaaaaagataaaaagggtAAATTTCCAAAAAGGTCTCGTTGTATCGGttagaaatgaaaaattgaaacaaTTGTGTATACAATTCAATCTTAGAGCCAACTTATGTTTCATTCCTATTATACCTCTtctattcttttatattttgaatctATTTACTAGTTATTTGGATGTAGTCTCATTTTTTTGTCCTAATCTTATATATTTGTATCTCTATCCAATTCCCTACATTCATTGTATACTTTTAACGATCGAGATTACAAGTTCAACAGATATTGAATTGATATTGTAGCATTGTTCTttggaaaagataaaaatatgtttatttcaTGTTAATTAATTATAAGATATAATTGTTTATATCAAATCATCAAGGTGTGATAATTGTGTTTTTCCTCAAGTTTTAGCAAGTCTAAATTTGTCTTGATGAAAATTTAATGGTTGGTTTGGTAATGTTTGTCCCATACTTATTTTTAGaattggtttttaatttaaagaatattttttaaaaatattttataaaaataagggtatttggtaagttatttctaaaatacttaaaaaaaacacttatttgaataatttctctttaaaaataaattttccattttaattttttgaaaacattgtaaattcaatttatgtaatattaattaaatttaattcaagtcttattaaaaatgaaaatacttttgtgattacaaataaattttaaaaataaatgatttttagtaaaatataaatagtagcattataataaaatcataaattataattttgtattaaaaaatttattttaatatatgttataATAACATGGATATTAATATCTTTGTAAGAGCATAACtgattttttagttaaaaataaataataataattgtcaatgatattttatttaaaataaatttttaaaaataaaacttaacttttttaatatgtaaataaGTCATATTTTTCATTACATTCACAAATTTAGTATTCAATTATGGAGACAAAGTATTTTGTAatactttgatttaatttgtaattaacttaatcaattttatgaatttcaaattatttttaaaaattattaaactcattaataaatttaatacaaagttTCACATGGTTTGAAGCTTATTTCTTTAAGaagaaaatgtataaaatataataataataataatagtaataaagtCATCGAGGAACAATttttcactatttgagttttaaattatttttaaaaatgagtgcacttattaatgaatccaacacattaagtcttgcataatttggaatttatttgtttatatatatatatatatatatatatatatatatatatatatatatttgttcataaattttttgaattaattcgACCACTATTTGAGTTCCaagttattcttaaaaattattaaacttgttAATGATCTAACACATTAAGTGAGTGTTTGGTGAAACTTAATACTTATAACTTAATAAgttaaattgactttaagttaagttgttcttaagttgttaacttaaaatttattacttattttttatttaagtgttaaggttgtttggtaaagttggcttaaaatttattttaaatcaataaatttactatgattttaactaatatttatcatgttgattttaacttatattttcttttattaattttaaataataaatttgttgatAAAACATCCATATGTTGTGTATTGTAAATACATAAggcaattataaaatatttattataacaaaTGAGTTAAGAATGTGGAATCTGTTGTAAAACGAGAATAAATGTGActcaaataaaaatagagatgactatatattactttaataatatatataaaggggagaaagaaatcaaagaagagaagtgttgagagaatgaaagaaagatagaataagagagagagagaatgagatgAAGAGTGAaagcttctttttctttggatgCTTCTCATATGGggtgtaagaagccttttataggcttcaccatatgaactcccattactcatcttaaagatgagtaaatggagttcataaataaccattaatattttattcaatgtggtcattcaccacTTTATTTACAACACTCCCACTTGGatgaccaccatattaaaaaaatatgtctcattaaaaccttgttaGTAAAAAACCATATGGGAAAAACCTAACTaaagaaaaagagtacaatattcttataattctttAAGTTTTTCTTGGTATGTTAGGATtgtctcgttaaaaaccttgccgataaaacccagtaggacaaaacctggacgaaggaaaaaagagtataatacactaacacccttttacaagcatacttcCCCTCATGccgatatccttgagttgatgCATTCCGATCCTATGTATTAACTTCTtaaatgttgaggttggcaatgattttgtgaataaatttgctagattatcacttgagcgtatttgttacacatcaatttcaccactcttctggagttcatgtgtataaaagaattttggtgaaatgtgtttagttccATCTCTTTTAATATGGCCCCCTGTTATTTGTataatgcatgcaacattattttcaaataatattgtagggtcacctttgatagaggagagtccaaATGATTTCCGAATATGTTagatcatagatcttagccatatacattcacgacttgtTTCATGAATTGCtagtatttctgaatgatttgatgatgtggccaccattgtttgtttaaCAGATCTCCATAAAATAGtagtaccattgcaattaaacacataccctgtttgtgacctacctttataTGGATCTCAAAGATATCCTACATATGTATATCCAAACAATTGTTGTTTTGATTCCCTTCAGTAAAATAGACCCATATCAGTAGTTCCGTGAAGATAAcgaaatatatgtttgataccattccaatgtcttcgagttggagtggaattgtatcttgctaataaattgacaaaaaaagcaatgtctggacgtgtacaattggcaagatacataagtgcactgatagcactaagatatggtacttcaggaccaagtaattcttcatctttttcgcAAGAACAAAATgggtcatttttcacatcaagtaatcgaacaaccattggagaacttaaaggatgcgctttatccatataaaaatgcttcaaaactttcttaatgtatgttgattgatatactaaaactccatttggaaaatgctcaaTCTGCAGGCCGAGacacaattttgtttttccaagatctttcatctcaaaatcatttttcaagtaatttgttgttcttgtgagctcttcaggagttccagcaagatttaagtcatcaacatacactacaataattgcaaatccggtttctaatttcttaatgaagatgcatgggcatatagggttattcacatacccttcttttagcaagtattcgagAAGGCGATTGTACTACATGCatccagattgctttaatccatacaaagatcgttgtaacttgattgagtacatgctacgaggctttgtactATTTGCTTCAGGAAATTTAAATCCTTTAgagattttcatgtatatatcattatccatggatctgTATAAATATGTTGTGATAACATTcatgagacgcatatctagTCATTCTAagactgccaaactaattaagaaatgaaatgtGATTGTGTCCATGACGGGAGAGTATGTTTCCTTGTAGTCAATACCAGGTTTCtacgagaaaccttgtgctactaatcgcgttttatatcttatgatcttaTTATtctttcgtacaaatacccatttgtacccaacaggctttacatcttcaggtgtttggactacatgtccaaaaacttcttattttgttaatgagtttaactttgcctgtctagcttctttccattttggccaatcatttatatgtcggcattcttccacatttcgtgattcgggatcttcatcatttcttatgatattggAGGCTACTTGGAAAgcgaaaatattgttaataatagtATTATTTCGATCCCTTTTTTCTCCCGTGTGTACATAATttactgagatctcacaattttcaggtacctatgcctcttcaagggcatctcgttcaatatgtgcctcttcaggggcttcttgttcaatatgtgcctctttaggggcttcttgttcaatatgtgcctcttctggggctatagatttatcaatttaaaactgataagtcattttgatggtcttttctagagtgccaagtttttcttgggttcttcTCTTCTGGGGAGTTATATCCTTTGAGCCGacaggtctaccacgcttcaggcgtatcttagattcatttgttaactatCCTATAAGGACATCAATCCGTACTGGAGTATTTGCACTCatgatatgtgactttgtcactttctttgtatcaatgaatgcatctggtaattgatttgaaagattttgaaaatgaatgatTCTTTGAACTTTTAGTTCACATTGACTTGTACAAGGATCAAGATGGGACATAGTAGatgtcttccaactaatttcttgTCATTCTTTAAGAATAGACTTTTCTCCTCTTAATGAcaggaaaacactctcattaaaatgataatccgCAAAGCAGGCTATAAAAACATTATCTGTCAAAaattcaagatatcttatgatagatggggGAAtaaaaacctacataaatcccaagtcttcattggggacccattttagtgcgttgtgtaggtgcaattggtacatacactacacaaccaaagattcgtaagtgagagctatttggttgttttctaagcacaagttgtgaaggggagtattcatggtaagttgtaggtcgaatatGGACTAAAGCTGCAACATGCATACTAGCATGTCCCCAGACGaaagtaggtaatttggttttcattagtaatggtcgagctattaattgAAGACGTTTGATTaaggattctgctaaaccattttgggtatgagtatgagcaacaaGATGCccaatatttatccctactgacatgcaatagtcaatgaatgtttgagaagtaaattcgccaACATTATCAAGATGTATTGTCTTAATTAgataatctggaaattgtgctcgtaatatgattatttgtgcaaggagtctagcaaaagcaacgttacgtgtagaaaggagacaacatgtgaccacctagtagaaacatctattaagatcataaaataacggaatTGTCCATATGGTGGATGTATAagcccacatatgtccccatgtattctttctaaacttTAGTAAAAGATAGTCTGATtgtcaatttaccttgtgagtaggcaacacatgagtattcattgggaGAAATAATCTTTTGGTTCTTTAatggatgcccatgtgagtgttcgattatttgacacatcattgaagaccctgggtGACCTAGCTTGTCATGCCAAAAGACAAAGACTTTTGGGTtgttgaacttctggttcacgacaacTTCATTAgactttatagttgtatgatacaacctaAAGGAGAAAGCCaggagtttttccattataagcttctggccagatataatggaagtaatgtaaagatattctacattatcttcattcatagtttcaatatgatatccatttctgtggatatctttaaaattaagcaaatttcttctggatttgctagaatataaagcgtcatttatatggaatctagttccatttggtggcgttatgtttgctcttccagagccttcaactaagtttgtagtactagatatggtacttacattagcttttattaatgtcaattcgagaaaatatcttttatttcgaagaattgtgtgcgtggtTGCACAGTTtgcgagacatacatcatcctcattcatcttgagaccaaataacatatggatttcagatataactaaaaaaaaagcataatgtaaataacaaaagaaaatcagatgtaaatataagacataataatatattatttgatatacaAAGTAACATTAATCAATGTTAATcttctcatcatttattaaatggcTTGTTTTTTCACTAGGatctccaaagaaatcaatgtcatagtaggttaggtccaatccatcaccatcgttaaagttcatctctatctcttttccttttgcttttattgatgcttggtaaagatTGATCAAATGTTTGGGTGTACAACAGGTACGCGACtaatgccccttcataccacatctataacaattattctcatggttcttaggaggtttatcttgtaaacacttctcattttcttgttttgcctcTATTATTCCACTtttggtggtgcaatgaggTTTTCCTTTTATGagaatttaatgaattattATTACAATAACCATGGTATCGGAGATTTCTTCCATGACCATGATCACGTTCTCGTCTACGTCCACAA
It contains:
- the LOC100255566 gene encoding light-inducible protein CPRF2, encoding MDRVFSVDEIPEQFWASPPSSSKEPSQMNRSASEWAFQRFLQESSSPPSSSSVSASGPSAENDVVELKVPIDDPKPTPAPPAPPAPATSLDPPPNVPIDSEEYQAFLKSRLNLACAAVALSRASFVKPQDSAALADTGSQASKTSQLRSQAPCKGSGYDLSGAPDKEAGGPLGIPSLPAMQKKAGAQLRPTTSESSREHSDDDEVEGETETIENMDPADAKRVRRMLSNRESARRSRRRKQAHLTELETQVAQLRLENSSLLKRLTDISQKYNEAAVDNRVLKADVETLRAKVKMAEETVKRVTGLNPLFQTMSEISMAGMHSFDGSPSDTSADAAVPVQDEPKQHFYPSPSDNLISTHDPRINNGLADVSSVESVLQNPAAAGAAGNKMGRTASLQRVASLEHLQKRIRGAVNGPQGSGNQQ
- the LOC100267428 gene encoding pentatricopeptide repeat-containing protein At3g18970, which translates into the protein MSNLHMRSLSRLAFDTLLHFKPNSIHHIKQLHAHLITNAVSSPPLLAKLIHHYCAFSSPHYAYTFFIHLRSPNLFLFNTLIKCLPPSSSILVFADWVSREALVFDDFTYIFALGACARSPSLWEGRQIHARILKQGVWSNVLVQTTAIHFYANNNDVALARLVFDEMRKRSSVTWNAMITGYCSQRGKVVCYARDALVLFRAMLVDACGVKPTDTTMVCVLSAASQLGVLETGVGVHGYIEKTVLAPANDVFVGTGLVDMYSKCGCLGSALCIFWGMKERNVLTWTAMITGLARHGRGKEALELLDEMVAYGVKPNAVTFTSLFSACCHAGLVEEGLQLFHSMRSKFGVTPGIQHYGCIVDLLGRAGHLKEAYDFVRGMPVEPDAILWRSLLSACKVHRDVVMGEEVGKLLLQLQPQQSFADLVAASEDFIALSNVYASAERWEDVETVREAMKVKGIETKPGCSSVQTSG